Proteins encoded within one genomic window of Eriocheir sinensis breed Jianghai 21 unplaced genomic scaffold, ASM2467909v1 Scaffold1606, whole genome shotgun sequence:
- the LOC126990380 gene encoding uncharacterized protein LOC126990380, producing the protein MPAFTAQTLISRCLLSDHFALETTIPIQPAPAVSRKRLAVPAARMPRLVAEVGAWYHTVKGSFTDAASLYHGLLDTVESFVAAGRAPPRPAKRRLQTYASDPAVSNCQRTLASYQRRWQQDPADRAARDAMVAVAHHLTELRQEARSRHWVAFLASVRKTRSLREVWHHVNRVRGRTKRLVSDPDPAGRAQDLMHQWQRASSLGGLPTQHQAELARHRERRMALVQHHVTLLDDTCVPITHDELLLAVKHGKSTAPGHDGLTYDILNALLVVQGDNPLLDLFNMSFAAGCLPLPWKAALIVPIPKGDGTFRPISLTSCVCKLLERVILNRLLYKLGDRLSPNLHGFMKGRSTSDCFLKCLSNPDVNCRAFVDLKGGFDRANKDVIMEELTLKGVRGRLLSWIRDYLYGRRAQVVFQGATSTEEVFELGTPQGGVLSPMLFNILMDKIAR; encoded by the coding sequence ATGCCAGCTTTTACTGCCCAGACCCTTATTTCCAGGTGTTTGCTGAGTGACCACTTTGCCCTGGAGACGACCATCCCGATCCAGCCTGCCCCTGCTGTGTCCCGGAAGCGGTTGGCTGTCCCTGCTGCCCGGATGCCGCGCCTTGTTGCCGAAGTCGGGGCGTGGTACCATACTGTGAAGGGATCCTTTACCGACGCCGCCTCGCTGTACCACGGCCTGCTGGACACCGTCGAGAGTTTTGTTGCAGCTGGCAGGGCCCCTCCAAGGCCCGCCAAGCGCCGCCTGCAGACCTACGCCTCGGACCCGGCTGTCTCCAACTGTCAGCGGACCCTTGCCTCGTACCAGCGGCGCTGGCAGCAGGACCCCGCCGATCGGGCTGCCCGCGATGCCATGGTCGCTGTGGCGCACCACCTCACTGAACTCAGACAGGAGGCCCGCTCACGACACTGGGTCGCCTTCCTTGCCAGCGTGCGCAAGACCCGCTCCCTGCGGGAGGTTTGGCACCATGTcaacagggtgagagggaggaccaAACGGCTGGTGAGTGACCCTGACCCTGCGGGCCGGGCCCAGGACCTGATGCACCAGTGGCAGAGGGCCTCCTCCCTTGGTGGTCTCCCTACACAACACCAGGCCGAACTTGCCCGCCACAGGGAGCGGCGGATGGCCCTCGTTCAGCACCACGTCACACTTCTGGATGACACATGTGTCCCCATTACCCACGATGAACTCCTTCTTGCTGTCAAACATGGCAAGTCGACAGCCCCGGGCCACGACGGGTTGACTTACGACATTCTTAATGCCTTACTCGTTGTGCAAGGTGACAACCCCCTGCTTGACCTGTTCAACATGTCGTTTGCCGCAGGTTGCCTCCCCCTTCCGTGGAAAGCTGCCTTGATCGTTCCCATCCCCAAGGGTGATGGCACCTTTCGCCCTATCTCCCTGACGAGCTGTGTGTGTAAACTGTTAGAGCGGGTGATCTTGAACAGACTTCTCTATAAGCTGGGGGACCGGCTCTCCCCAAACTTACATGGGTTTATGAAGGGCCGTTCCACAAGTGACTGTTTTCTTAAGTGCCTTAGTAATCCCGACGTGAATTGTCGCGCTTTTGTGGACTTAAAAGGGGGCTTTGATAGGGCCAACAAGGATGTCATAATGGAGGAACTCACTCTGAAGGGTGTCCGTGGAAGACTCTTAAGCTGGATCAGGGACTATTTGTATGGTAGGAGGGCACAAGTGGTCTTCCAGGGTGCTACCTCCACGGAGGAAGTGTTTGAGCTGGGCACACCACAAGGGGGTGTCCTCAGCCCCATGCTTTTCAACATTTTAATGGACAAAATTGCTCGGTGA